Part of the Methanobacterium paludis genome is shown below.
ACATTTGTCCCTTATTGCCCTTGCCCTTTCTTCATCTGCTGCCTCAAGGGTTATCCTGATGTAAGCTTCTGTACCGGATGGTCTTATAAGAACCCAACTGTTGTCATTCATTGAGATTCTGACACCGTCTATTCGATTTACATCGATGACACCGTCAAACATATCTGGAAGTTTTTCTTCCACACCCTTCATTATCATGGGTTTCTGGAAATTTTCGCAGTTTATTTTGTCCCTTATAGTCGGATAACTCGGGATTTTATCAAGAAGCTTTGATAATGGCCCATGCTTCTGCACAATCTCTATAACTCGCAGCGCTGAGAGTATGCCGTCTGGACACATGCAGAAATTGGGATGAAGCCATGTGCCTGATGGTTCGCCTCCAAAGGATGCATGATTTTTGGCAATTGCCTCTGCAACATGAACATCACCAACCTTTGTTCTTATAACTTCACCGCCAACTTCATCCATACACCTGTCGGTACATACGGATGCATCAACGGTTGTAACTACTTTTCCACCTATTGCACGACTAACAAGGGCTAAAAGCTTGTCAAAATCTGCCATATGTCCGTTTTCATCTATTGCAACCATTCTATCCGCATCACCGTCGTGTGCAATTCCAATATCTGCCCCTGTGGCTTTAACAACCTTCATGAGTTCTTGAAGGTTTTGAGGTGATGGTTCAGGCATCCTGCCCGGGAAAAATCCGTCGGGTTGGGAGTTTAAGGTTACAACTGAACACCCTGCTTTCCTGAGAACAAGCGGTGAGATGTACGAAGCTGCACCATTTGCACAGTCCACAACAACCTTCACACCGGGCTTTATATCTGCATTATCGACCAGATCATTTATATAATCAGAGGTTATACCTTTTATATCCCCAATTTTTCCTATATTTTCCCATGAAACCTTTATAAAACTTTTTTCATGGATTATCTTTTCGATATTCCTTTCCTGATTCTGACGGTAAGCCATACCATCTGGATTCCAGAGTTTTATTCCGTTGTACTGGGGTGGGTTGTGGGATGCTGTTATCATTATACCTGCATCTGCACATAATTTCATGGCTGCATAACCTACAAGTGGTGTTGGGGCCATTCCAAGGCGTAGAACATCACACCCTCCCTGAAGTATGCCTGAAACAACTGCATTTTCGAGCATTTCACTGGAGGTTCGTGTGTCGTACCCTACTACTATTTTACATTTAGCTTCCTTTCCATGGGATAATCCTTCAGGTTCTCCATGGGTATTGGATTTTTCCTGTTTAAACTCTTTAACGTAGGTAGAAACTGCCCTTCCAACATTTACTGCAAGTTCTAAGGTTATATCTTCTGAAAGCTTGCCCCTTATACCGGATGTTCCAAAGAGTTTTGGTATTTGCTGTGGGATCCTGGAAACCATGGTTAAACTCCTTATTGAGATTATGCTCCGAATTTGGTGGATTTGTTCATGAGATCCATGAGGATGTCCATTAGGTTTCGTCCCCTTATTCTGCAGAGTCCGCCTTTCGTTGCAGCTCTCTCATTGAATTCTTCAACATCGTCGACCCGAACTTCAGGACCTTTAATAACTATTGGAACAGGGTCTCCGGTGTGGTCCATTACAGATATTGGGGTTGAATGATCGGCAGTTAAAATGAAGTACAGATCGTCTATTTGCATCATTTCTCCAACAACGTCGTCAACTTTTTCAATGAATTTAACCTTGTCATCCATCTCACCGTCGTGTCCAGCTTCATCTGCACCGTCTATATTGATGAGCATAAACTCATAATCTTTTGAAGCTGTTTCCATGATGCCTTTTTTGATATTTTCTATGTTAGTGTCAACACCGCCTGTTGCACCATCAATATCAACCAAATCCATACCCGCTATCTTTCCAATACCTTTTATAAGTCCAGTTTCTGCTATACAAGCTGCTTTTAGCCCATATTTTTCTCCAAATGGTTGGACGTGAGGTACAGCTCCTGCACCCCTTGGAATGATTATGTTAGCTGGATTTTTCCCTTTTTCAATCCGTTTAAGGTTTACTGGATGATCTTTGAGCATGTTGTAAGATTCTTCAATAAATCTGTTCAACACATCTGCGGTTTTTTTTGCTTCTTCTGTATTGTCGAGGGGTAAAACTTCTTTTGGAGGTTTTCCTTCATGTTTAGGGTCTGCGTCTGAAACGTTATCAGACAATCCGTTACCTCTGAGAACAAGAACTGCCCTGTGACCTGTGGATTCCTTGAATATGATCTCCACATTTTCATCAATGTCCATGGAGTTAATGGTTTTGGCTATTTCTTCTGTTCCGTTTCTTATTCTTCCGGCACGTCGGTCTGTGATTGTTCCATTGGCGTCTGCTGTTGAGAAGTTGCATCTGAATGCTATGTCTCCGGGCATAACGTCCACACCAACTCCTGCAGCTTCAAATGGCCCTCTGCCTGTGTAAACCTGGTATGGGTCGTATCCCAGTATTGAAATATGGGATGTGTCACTTCCTGCCCTTATACCTGGTTTTATGGGATCCATAATTCCATTTATTCCCATTTTTGCCATTTTGTCCATGTTTGGTGTTTTTGCAGCTTCAAGAGGTGTTTTATATCCAAGTTCTTTTAGGGGACGGTCTCCCATCCCATCTATTATCATTATGATTCCTTTCACTATTACCACCTAAACCATGATAATACCTAAAAAAGCTCCCGTTATGGTAGCTATAAGATTTACATATTCGTTGGAGAGATAATTTCTTCTTTCAAGCACAGCTCCAAGGATGCTGTCAATAAAACATCCTACTGTACCTGCTATTATGGCTATTTTTAATGTTATGAAGGGGTTGGGGTATATTCCAAGTAAATAAGCTGAGACTCCTATGATTCCTGCACCCATGATTCCTGCCGCAGTTCCAAGTACTGATATTCCACCATCGGTTCCTGGTGGGACTTTTTTGAGGGTTGTTATAAGTCTTGGTTGTTGAACCACGCCTACTTCACTTGCAAGTGTGTCAGCGGTGGCTGTTGCAATTGAACCTATAAATCCTGCGTAGTTTCCAAATGCAGCCATTATAAAAGCAACTATTCCATTTGAAATAACGTTTTTGAGGGTTCTAGTTCCCTCATAAACACCTATTTCCTTCTTGTACTGGTGCTTGTATTTGGTAAATAAAAGTCCTAGAATCAGAAATACGAGTATTAAAATAAGCCAGTTGATACCGGCGCTAAAAATAATAATAATCCCCATGATAATCATGAAGATGGATCCAAATAGATCAAGAGCTTTCCTTAAGTATGTTATAAGCCCTATGACCACAACTAGGACCACATATTCTAGATATACCATGAATTTCCCAGATCAAATCTTTTTATGTTTTTTCTTCAATCATCTGGGTTTTAACTGTTTCAACTCTTTTTAGAGGATAGATCTTCTTAGCCTCGTGGTATATGTGGGAAGCCATTTTGCCGCCTACAATATCCTCGATGAATTCCTGGAATGGTTTGTTTGCTGCTGCTTCCTGAACCATTCTTTCCATGGTTTCCCTTATGAATTTCTGCTGGGAAGATTTAGCCCTTTTTATTGTTATTCCAAGGACGTGCACTTTTAGTTTCTGACCATCTTTGGTTGTAACATTGGATATTGCATCTATCCTGCTTGTTCCCCTTCTTATCATACTTCTAACATAGTCTGTTGTAACCTGGTGTCCCATAAATTTTGTGTTAGCTATGTCACCTACAACATTATTTATCCGGAAGTAGAGTTTTATGTACTGCTTGCTGAAGTCGCCTGCGAGCTCTCTCATTGAGGATTCAACACCCCTATTTATGAGTAATTCAGGGTCTCTTGCAGGAGTTGAGCCAATTTCTGCGTCTCCAAACTCCACAGGAGTCATTATCTTATACCATTGTTTTTCTTTCCATGTATCTCGTACTCTTCTACGTCTTGCTTTAGCCATAATATCACCTTTATTTGTAACGATTTATAAAAGAACCTCTTCTTGAGATATAATACTAAAAATCATAACCAGTTCTTTATAATTAGAATCAATTATTATAACTCATTCATGCTTTATAAATATTTGTTAAGATCCAGCACTGGATCATCAAACAAATTTAAAACCAAAAAGGATATAAGTTCACACCGAGGTTATGTTAAATCTCAACTTCTTACTATATACCTTTTCTGTTTGAGAACTAAGAAATATTTTGTGGTTACCTACAAATTGAGAATAAGAAATATAGGTTGTTGATTCCTCAATTTGGACACCCTAAGATTTTTAAATCCCTTAAACCTTATCTTTTAAACTTTTTGCAAGAATTCTAGCGTGTTCAAGGTCTTCATCATTTGGCCTGCCCTTATTTTTTCCGCCAATAATTTTTAAAGGGCCCCATGTGTCGAATCCTTTCCAAGTAAATGATCCTATGATCTCAAAACCCTTTTCAGCCAATTTTTCTTTCAATGGATCGTTGTATTCATCTTTTCCCTTTCCACTTGTCGTGAATACAAAGGCTTTTCGGTTTTTTACATCTGGTAAACTATCAATGAACTCAACGAATTCATTTTTTGGTTTTCCGTAATAGATACCTGAGCCAAAACCAATTAAATCGTAGTCTACAATGTTATATGCATCCACATCATCATATTTTAATACTCGAGCTTCAAGAGCATCAGCCATTGTTTCTGCAATCTTCTTTGTATTACCATGGTGGAATGAATTATATATTATCAATGTTTTCATGTTAAACACCTTATATTATATTTACCTGTTTTACAGTTTGATTTGGGGATTATTCTGTCTAAATTCTTTAAGATTACTCCTCTTTAGAGAAGATTTGATTTGAATGGATTAAGATAACAGATAAATTTTAAATCTTATTTTTATTTACTCCACTAATCTCAATAACATTCTAACCAACTTAATTTACATTTAAATCATCGTACTTAATATGATCCAATTTCACTAATTTTGTATTTATATTTATTAAATTTATAAGTTTGATTATTAAATTTTTGTTTAAAATTAAAATCGTTTATTTAGAATTTAATGGGCTGATTCATGAACTTGTAATGTGCTACAAATCTCTCGAGAACTTCTTCAACAGTTCCTTCATCTTCAAAAACCTTTTTGCCCATCTTTTTCAGTCCAGGTTTGGCGTTTATACCAATTTGCAGACATATAATGACTTCACAATCGCCTGTAACCTCAAGAGATTTTCCCCACTGATGTTTTTCGCCAGGATTCTTTTTAGATTCTCTTATTTCTAAAAATTCTGTATTTTCTCCATCAAATTCGTATATGAAGAATTTTTGAGCTTTCCCAAAATGTTCAGTAACTTTTCCATCATTTGATGATGCAACAGCTATTTTCATTTCTATCACTCCCAAAAATGAGATTTAAACTGAGTATTAAACAGATAAACTCAGTTTAAGTAAGTTAAATCAACTGTTTTAATACACAACTCATATTATTTAATAAACTAACCGTTTTTAATAAGATTAACTGTTTTCAATAAATAATTTATTTAACACCCACGAATATGGGCCTTTCCCCTTCTCCATTTTCCCATTCTTTACTTGAGAAATCTGCATAAATATTTATTTCAAATCCGATTTTTTTCATAATCTCAACGGTCTTTTCCATATCAAAGATACCTAATCTGTGCTGGTCTATATCAAAGTCCACCTTTCCATTTTCTTTAACAAGGAAAACGAAGTTTGCATTGAATACGAAACCCTCTCTGTTAGATTGACATATCCTTGCAATTTTTAGATCTTCTTCAACTACAGTGTCCACGCTTACAAGACCTTCAATCCAGTTGTTTTGGTTTAATCCGAAATCGAAGATAACAACCCCTCCATCGTTGAGTTGGTTGTAAAAGTTTTTTAAGGTAGTTTCAAGTTCATTGTAACTGGTGTTGTAGTGTATTGCGGAAAACATACAGATAACCACATCAAATTTTTCCCTAAGGTCCAGTTTTTTCATGTCCCCATGAATGAACTGGGCATTTGGTACCTTTTTACGGGCTATTTTCATCATATCCTCACTTATATCGACTCCAATAACCTGGAAATCTTCAATAAGTACAGATGCATGTGTTCCTGTTCCGCATGCAACATCAAGGAGTTTTCTTCCTTCATTTTGTTTATGAGTTTTAACTGCCCACTTAATGAATTCTGCTTCTTTAACGTAGTCCACGTTTTCATAGATTTTATCGTAGTAACCTGCAAATTTTCTGTATAGATCCCCTTCACCCAAAAACTCCACTCCAAATATGTTTAGTTATCAAATCCAAATAGGTTAATCAAATATTCAACAGTATAGATTTATTCAATGAATTTACTAAATATGGTTTTCAAAATTGAATATTCAAAATTGAATATAGGAATATGTTCAATCTAAATATTTTAACAAGATTCTCAAAAATTTTCTCTTAAATCTTTATTTTCCTTACTTTCTTTTTATTTTTCCTTAATTTATTTTTTTTATTAGATTTGCAACGTTCTCTCCAAATCTTTTGATAGTTCTGATTCCTTCTTCATCTTCAATGGCTTCTCCCCTTTCAAGTCCGAAAACCATGTTCCAATAAGTTGAGCCGGGAACTATCATATCGTTTATGAGATAGAACATCAGGAGCTCCTGTATTGTGCTTGTCTGGCCTCCACGGCGTGCAACTGCTATAGGGCCACCCACTTTCCATGAAAGGAAGTTGTCTGTGCTCATTGAAACGTAACCTATCCTCTGTAGTGCTGCCATGAGGTCTCCACGTGCTGTTCCGAAGTAGACTGGAGTACCCACTATAAAACCCTTTGATTCTCTTAGTTTGTCAATAATATCGTTTAATCCATCATCGATGTTGCACTTTTGGATTTTAGCACATTTCCCACACGCAGTGCATGATTCGATTTTTTTACCCCTTAAATAAACGGTTTCAGTTTCCAGACCATTATCTTCTATTACTCTGGCACATTCAGAGAGTACCTGGGCAGTGTTGCCCTTTCTGGGACTTGCACATATTAAAAGAACTTTTTCCATCCTGTTCCCTCCAGATAAAATTTTCATTAACTTCTTTGAAATTATTTTATTTTATTTGTGAACTATTGTATTTTTAATCATTGGTTGATCCGAGGTTTTGTAGCTGATTCATTTCGATTCATGCATGATTGGATGTAAATTACATCTATGTATAATGAAGTTTAATAGTAAAGTTTATATTACATAATGTAAAGTATTAGTTACGTGGGTTTTTATGGATCTGAAAAAATCTGGGAATTCTGAAAATATCCTGCGGTTCATTATCCGAAAAATACTAAAAACGGTTGGAGGTAGTATTATTGAATAAAAAAACTTATCAAAACCTTAGATTGTTCATCATAGTTCTTGTGGCTGCATTCGTTGCAACAGCAGTTATAATGGGGAACCTGCTTCTTGCATTCATAACGTTACTTTTAGGAACCCTTGCATCATATTTTATTAAAAAAAATGTTTATGAGATAACTGAAGATGAAAGAACGGCACTGGTCGCTAATAACGCTTCCAGGATGGCTATGGTTTTATTTTTAACTGTAATCACAGTTTTAGGGGTTGGACTACTGACGCTCAAGAGCACTTTTCCTGAATTTACCCAGGCTGGTTTCACATTAACGGATTCTGCATGTTTATTGCTCCTGTTATACAGTGGATTCTACTTGTACTACAATAAAAAACATGGATGATGTCATGAAGAACAAGCTGAAGGTCTACAGGGCCATGAACGATATTACCCAGGAAAAACTTGCAAAAGAGCTTGGAGTAACCAGACAGACAATAATAGCAATAGAAAAGGATAAATATGATCCTTCATTAAGTTTGGCATTCAAAATAGCGAAATTATTCCAGGTTAAAATAGAAGACATTTTCTTATATGAAGAAAAGGAATAAAACGATTTCATGTTATTATTTTTGAGTATTGAAGTTTTTGAGTATTGAAGTTTTTGAGTATTGAAGTTGGACTCAAAAAAAAGCATGGAATGATGATAAACTGTTGAAATCGTTTAATATTAAAATTGTTTAATAAATTTGGAGTGAAATCATATGCAGCTTTTTAAATCCATTGAGACCAGAAAAAACTTTTTAAAACTCATATTGAAAATAATGGTGGGCCTTGTCATTATACAAATCTTAAGAGCTGCTATAATGGGAACCTTGTGGTTTGTAGTTCCTCATCCTGTGAATGATCTTACCATATTCCAACTTTTCAATGGTTTGAGTTTTATTCTGGTTGGATTAATCCTAATTTTTTATTTCAAACCTTCCCTCAAGGAACTAGGACTTAATCTGAATGATTTAGAACGTAAAACAAGGATAATATATCTTCTGGGAGTACTTTTCCTGGTATTTATGGCTGTAACCCCATACTTCTTGGGCTGGGAGATCAGTATACTGATAATAGGAATGATATCTGGTCTTGTAATTCCTGCATTTGAAGAATTACTTTTCAGGGGCTACATCTGGAATCAAATCCAGGAATCAAAGGATATGGTTAATTCTGGAGTGTTAACATGGATAACTGTAACCCTACTTTTCAGCATCTGGCATCTAGGTTATATTGATGTCTTTCTCATCCATCCAATGGGTCCCGGCAACATTCCAATGCTTTTGATATCCAAAATGGGAATAGGATTGATATTAGGACTTATTGTAGGATTTTTACGTCTTAAAACAGGAAAAGTGTATGCATCATTTATTTTCCATGGATTCTGGAATGTGTTTGCACCTTAAATTAAAATATAGTCCAGTGTAAAACACCATTAATTTGTTAGATCCGCTAGAAATGGAACTTATGAGTTTTACACTACTTTATGGATTTTTCAGAATCATAAATTTAGTAGTTATACTCTTGACTAGTTTCCCTTAAAATAGTAAAATTTAATAGAATAAGTGGGAATGATATTTAAATAGATTTTTTGCTGGGGTTTTTGTTGCAAGGGCTTTCATCGGAGAGTTTTTCAGACCCCTTTTTAATATCTGCACCTAACTTCTCAAGCACAGCTTTAACATCCACTTTGGTGTTGATACAACCATCCCTAAGAAGTGGAACTCCTTGGCAGTGAAACTTTGAGAGCTTCATCATGGAAAGGTTCAGATCCTGGTAACAGGCAACACCTATAAATGCCTTGAAATTGTTTTTTGCAACGATGTTCTTTAAAAAGGTTGATCCTGGTATAATGTAAACACCGTAACCCATTTCTTCAGCTTTGCTCTTGAGAACACCTATAACACAGCGGTTGCAGTCCTGACAGACGAGTCCAGACTCCCCGAGTTTGGCCTCACAATCTTGATGTCTGAGGCAGTGTGGGAGGACAAGGATCTTCTCCTCTGGTTTGATCTTGTGGAATATTCTTTCATTCAATTTGTTCCTAACTTCTATACCGATCTGATCCACGATTTTGGCATCCACACCAACGATTTCAGAAAACCGTTTGAATAGGCCGTAAAAAATGTCTATGGTAAAAAGGAGCAGTCTTGGGAAGACTAATCGGTTTTCCTTAATTAGAAGTTTTCCAAGTACAAGGGTAATAGAGAGCAGAGCTAGTACTGAGATTCCAAGAATGAAAACTAACTGCCCAAATATCTGGTAAAATTCAGAAAGTGCCATAAGATCATCTAGTGTTTTCTTTATGTTAAATTGATTTATTTTAATGATTAATTTATGAACTTAGATTGTATAGTGGATTCATTATATATCAATTTTGATATCCTTAAATCTTGT
Proteins encoded:
- the glmM gene encoding phosphoglucosamine mutase, with protein sequence MVSRIPQQIPKLFGTSGIRGKLSEDITLELAVNVGRAVSTYVKEFKQEKSNTHGEPEGLSHGKEAKCKIVVGYDTRTSSEMLENAVVSGILQGGCDVLRLGMAPTPLVGYAAMKLCADAGIMITASHNPPQYNGIKLWNPDGMAYRQNQERNIEKIIHEKSFIKVSWENIGKIGDIKGITSDYINDLVDNADIKPGVKVVVDCANGAASYISPLVLRKAGCSVVTLNSQPDGFFPGRMPEPSPQNLQELMKVVKATGADIGIAHDGDADRMVAIDENGHMADFDKLLALVSRAIGGKVVTTVDASVCTDRCMDEVGGEVIRTKVGDVHVAEAIAKNHASFGGEPSGTWLHPNFCMCPDGILSALRVIEIVQKHGPLSKLLDKIPSYPTIRDKINCENFQKPMIMKGVEEKLPDMFDGVIDVNRIDGVRISMNDNSWVLIRPSGTEAYIRITLEAADEERARAIRDKCAEFIEGFL
- a CDS encoding 2,3-bisphosphoglycerate-independent phosphoglycerate mutase; translation: MKGIIMIIDGMGDRPLKELGYKTPLEAAKTPNMDKMAKMGINGIMDPIKPGIRAGSDTSHISILGYDPYQVYTGRGPFEAAGVGVDVMPGDIAFRCNFSTADANGTITDRRAGRIRNGTEEIAKTINSMDIDENVEIIFKESTGHRAVLVLRGNGLSDNVSDADPKHEGKPPKEVLPLDNTEEAKKTADVLNRFIEESYNMLKDHPVNLKRIEKGKNPANIIIPRGAGAVPHVQPFGEKYGLKAACIAETGLIKGIGKIAGMDLVDIDGATGGVDTNIENIKKGIMETASKDYEFMLINIDGADEAGHDGEMDDKVKFIEKVDDVVGEMMQIDDLYFILTADHSTPISVMDHTGDPVPIVIKGPEVRVDDVEEFNERAATKGGLCRIRGRNLMDILMDLMNKSTKFGA
- a CDS encoding TIGR00297 family protein, translating into MVYLEYVVLVVVIGLITYLRKALDLFGSIFMIIMGIIIIFSAGINWLILILVFLILGLLFTKYKHQYKKEIGVYEGTRTLKNVISNGIVAFIMAAFGNYAGFIGSIATATADTLASEVGVVQQPRLITTLKKVPPGTDGGISVLGTAAGIMGAGIIGVSAYLLGIYPNPFITLKIAIIAGTVGCFIDSILGAVLERRNYLSNEYVNLIATITGAFLGIIMV
- a CDS encoding 30S ribosomal protein S3ae, translating into MAKARRRRVRDTWKEKQWYKIMTPVEFGDAEIGSTPARDPELLINRGVESSMRELAGDFSKQYIKLYFRINNVVGDIANTKFMGHQVTTDYVRSMIRRGTSRIDAISNVTTKDGQKLKVHVLGITIKRAKSSQQKFIRETMERMVQEAAANKPFQEFIEDIVGGKMASHIYHEAKKIYPLKRVETVKTQMIEEKT
- a CDS encoding flavodoxin family protein, whose protein sequence is MKTLIIYNSFHHGNTKKIAETMADALEARVLKYDDVDAYNIVDYDLIGFGSGIYYGKPKNEFVEFIDSLPDVKNRKAFVFTTSGKGKDEYNDPLKEKLAEKGFEIIGSFTWKGFDTWGPLKIIGGKNKGRPNDEDLEHARILAKSLKDKV
- a CDS encoding NifB/NifX family molybdenum-iron cluster-binding protein yields the protein MKIAVASSNDGKVTEHFGKAQKFFIYEFDGENTEFLEIRESKKNPGEKHQWGKSLEVTGDCEVIICLQIGINAKPGLKKMGKKVFEDEGTVEEVLERFVAHYKFMNQPIKF
- a CDS encoding class I SAM-dependent DNA methyltransferase is translated as MEFLGEGDLYRKFAGYYDKIYENVDYVKEAEFIKWAVKTHKQNEGRKLLDVACGTGTHASVLIEDFQVIGVDISEDMMKIARKKVPNAQFIHGDMKKLDLREKFDVVICMFSAIHYNTSYNELETTLKNFYNQLNDGGVVIFDFGLNQNNWIEGLVSVDTVVEEDLKIARICQSNREGFVFNANFVFLVKENGKVDFDIDQHRLGIFDMEKTVEIMKKIGFEINIYADFSSKEWENGEGERPIFVGVK
- a CDS encoding flavodoxin family protein, coding for MEKVLLICASPRKGNTAQVLSECARVIEDNGLETETVYLRGKKIESCTACGKCAKIQKCNIDDGLNDIIDKLRESKGFIVGTPVYFGTARGDLMAALQRIGYVSMSTDNFLSWKVGGPIAVARRGGQTSTIQELLMFYLINDMIVPGSTYWNMVFGLERGEAIEDEEGIRTIKRFGENVANLIKKIN
- a CDS encoding DUF2178 domain-containing protein; the protein is MNKKTYQNLRLFIIVLVAAFVATAVIMGNLLLAFITLLLGTLASYFIKKNVYEITEDERTALVANNASRMAMVLFLTVITVLGVGLLTLKSTFPEFTQAGFTLTDSACLLLLLYSGFYLYYNKKHG
- a CDS encoding helix-turn-helix transcriptional regulator, which gives rise to MKNKLKVYRAMNDITQEKLAKELGVTRQTIIAIEKDKYDPSLSLAFKIAKLFQVKIEDIFLYEEKE
- a CDS encoding CPBP family intramembrane glutamic endopeptidase, whose product is MQLFKSIETRKNFLKLILKIMVGLVIIQILRAAIMGTLWFVVPHPVNDLTIFQLFNGLSFILVGLILIFYFKPSLKELGLNLNDLERKTRIIYLLGVLFLVFMAVTPYFLGWEISILIIGMISGLVIPAFEELLFRGYIWNQIQESKDMVNSGVLTWITVTLLFSIWHLGYIDVFLIHPMGPGNIPMLLISKMGIGLILGLIVGFLRLKTGKVYASFIFHGFWNVFAP
- a CDS encoding DUF116 domain-containing protein, translating into MALSEFYQIFGQLVFILGISVLALLSITLVLGKLLIKENRLVFPRLLLFTIDIFYGLFKRFSEIVGVDAKIVDQIGIEVRNKLNERIFHKIKPEEKILVLPHCLRHQDCEAKLGESGLVCQDCNRCVIGVLKSKAEEMGYGVYIIPGSTFLKNIVAKNNFKAFIGVACYQDLNLSMMKLSKFHCQGVPLLRDGCINTKVDVKAVLEKLGADIKKGSEKLSDESPCNKNPSKKSI